One stretch of Bordetella avium DNA includes these proteins:
- a CDS encoding YdcH family protein, giving the protein MFPEYREQISRLKTENPHFVKLFDKHNELDQQIQNMEAGREAGTAFDIEKLKKEKLLLKDQLYAILKDAG; this is encoded by the coding sequence ATGTTTCCTGAGTATCGCGAACAGATTTCCCGTCTCAAGACCGAAAACCCGCATTTCGTGAAGTTGTTCGATAAACATAATGAGCTTGATCAGCAGATCCAAAACATGGAAGCTGGCCGGGAAGCCGGCACCGCGTTTGACATCGAAAAGCTGAAAAAAGAAAAACTTCTCCTGAAAGACCAGCTTTACGCCATCCTCAAAGACGCTGGCTGA
- a CDS encoding putative bifunctional diguanylate cyclase/phosphodiesterase — protein sequence MLVGNYDPSLVLVSLGVAILASYTALGMAGRVSSAQGTAARFWLFGGACAMGLGIWSMHFVGMLAFSLPIPLGYNLPLTVLSLLIAIICSAFALWVVTRRTFPISRLVGAALLMGCGIAAMHYVGMEAMNMYPAIEYSPWLFALSVLVAILASGAALWITHHLRYHRPGAPAYRICAAIVMGLAIVGMHYTGMAAARFAENSVCMAVLHGISAGWLAACITAITLSVLAIALVVAVLDTRLEARTSALASSLAEANQELLHLALHDALTQLPNRALLDERLAQAVSRANANRSQFAVLFIDLDGFKAVNDAYGHQNGDSLLRALARRIEDEVLRPGDLVARLGGDEFIVVSDVIEPTDAANVAERLIDVLSREITIDGHSLSVTASVGISIFPGDGGDGHTLLTHADAAMYHAKRLGSARRYSYFEPAMNENAREQLQLLQDLRQARSRNELVLHYQPKFIAPAGPVVGAEALLRWNHPQRGLIPPAEFIPIAERTGLIYSIGEWVLDEACRQMRIWRDLGHTTWTVAVNLSAMQFSQVGLTNNIRETLERHLLPASCLAIEITETTAMRDAEGSLTVLRELSALGVSISIDDFGTGYSSLLYLKRLPANELKIDRGFISQLEHDQEDAAIVSAIIALGQQLNLKIVAEGVETAAQQRFLTELGCDSLQGFLLGKPLSASEFLKADFAHANN from the coding sequence ATGCTTGTTGGAAACTACGACCCATCCTTGGTGCTGGTCTCTTTAGGCGTCGCCATTCTGGCGTCCTATACAGCGCTGGGCATGGCGGGCAGGGTCAGCTCGGCGCAGGGAACAGCCGCGCGCTTCTGGTTGTTTGGCGGCGCTTGCGCGATGGGCCTGGGCATCTGGTCCATGCATTTCGTCGGCATGTTGGCCTTTAGCCTGCCCATTCCCCTGGGCTATAACCTGCCCCTGACCGTGCTTTCGCTGCTGATCGCCATCATCTGCTCGGCGTTCGCGCTTTGGGTTGTCACGCGCCGCACATTCCCGATCTCGCGGCTGGTCGGCGCCGCCTTGTTGATGGGCTGCGGCATTGCCGCCATGCACTACGTGGGCATGGAAGCAATGAATATGTACCCTGCCATCGAGTACTCGCCCTGGCTGTTCGCGCTGTCCGTGCTGGTTGCCATTCTTGCGTCAGGCGCCGCGCTCTGGATCACGCATCACCTGCGCTACCACCGGCCCGGCGCGCCAGCTTACCGGATCTGCGCTGCGATCGTCATGGGTCTGGCCATCGTCGGCATGCACTACACCGGCATGGCGGCCGCCCGATTCGCCGAGAACAGCGTCTGTATGGCCGTGCTGCATGGCATCAGCGCAGGCTGGCTGGCCGCCTGCATCACGGCCATTACACTGAGCGTACTGGCGATCGCGCTGGTGGTGGCGGTGCTGGACACGCGCCTGGAGGCGCGTACCTCTGCCCTGGCGAGCTCCTTGGCCGAAGCCAACCAGGAGCTCTTGCATCTCGCGCTGCACGACGCCCTCACACAACTGCCCAATCGCGCCCTGCTCGATGAGCGCCTGGCCCAGGCAGTATCACGAGCTAACGCCAACCGTAGCCAGTTCGCTGTCCTCTTCATCGACCTGGATGGGTTCAAGGCCGTCAACGACGCCTACGGCCATCAAAACGGCGACAGTCTGTTGCGAGCGCTGGCGCGTCGCATCGAAGACGAGGTGTTGCGGCCCGGCGATCTAGTAGCCCGTCTGGGCGGGGATGAGTTTATCGTGGTGTCTGATGTCATCGAACCCACCGATGCCGCCAACGTCGCGGAACGGCTTATCGACGTACTCTCGCGCGAAATCACGATCGACGGTCACAGCCTGTCGGTCACAGCCAGCGTGGGTATTTCCATTTTTCCAGGTGATGGGGGCGATGGCCATACGCTGCTTACCCATGCCGACGCGGCGATGTATCACGCCAAACGCCTAGGTAGCGCACGCCGTTACAGCTACTTCGAACCGGCCATGAACGAAAACGCGCGCGAGCAGCTGCAACTTCTGCAAGATCTGCGCCAAGCGCGGTCACGCAACGAGCTTGTGCTGCACTACCAGCCCAAGTTCATCGCACCGGCCGGACCGGTAGTGGGCGCAGAAGCCTTATTACGCTGGAACCACCCTCAGCGCGGTCTCATACCTCCGGCCGAATTCATTCCCATTGCTGAACGCACCGGCCTGATTTATTCCATCGGGGAGTGGGTGCTAGACGAGGCTTGCAGGCAGATGCGTATCTGGCGCGACCTCGGGCACACCACGTGGACCGTAGCGGTCAACCTGTCGGCCATGCAGTTTTCGCAGGTCGGCCTGACGAACAACATCCGCGAGACGCTGGAACGCCATCTCTTGCCCGCCTCCTGCCTGGCCATCGAAATCACCGAGACCACGGCCATGCGCGACGCCGAAGGCAGCCTCACTGTGTTGCGCGAGCTGTCTGCGCTGGGTGTCTCGATTTCCATCGACGATTTCGGCACAGGCTATTCCAGCCTGCTATACCTCAAGCGCCTGCCCGCCAACGAGTTGAAAATCGACAGGGGATTCATCAGCCAGCTTGAGCACGATCAGGAAGACGCGGCGATTGTGTCGGCCATCATTGCATTGGGCCAGCAGCTAAACCTCAAAATCGTGGCCGAAGGCGTGGAAACCGCTGCTCAGCAGCGCTTTCTGACCGAGCTTGGCTGCGACTCGCTGCAAGGCTTTCTGCTTGGCAAACCGCTGTCAGCCAGTGAATTTCTCAAGGCCGATTTCGCGCATGCCAACAACTGA
- a CDS encoding aspartate dehydrogenase: MPALKVGIAGFGAIGQRVAQALDDGLPGLQLAAIAVREPQRYADRIWQGQPPVFTDLAQLATLCDIVVEAAPASVFRELAKPVLAAGKKLLLLSSGALLRNEDLIELARQTGGQIIVPSGAILGLDALTAAAEGQIHSVKMITRKPPRGLAGAPYLETHRINVEDITQPTLIFRGSPRDAAIGFPANLNVAVSVSLAGIGPDLTTLEIWADPGVSRNVHRVEVDADSASFSMEIQNIPSENPKTGRITAQSVVAALRKLTAPIRVGT; the protein is encoded by the coding sequence ATGCCAGCCTTAAAAGTCGGAATCGCCGGGTTCGGCGCCATTGGTCAGCGTGTCGCCCAAGCGCTGGATGATGGCCTGCCAGGCCTGCAACTGGCCGCTATCGCCGTACGCGAGCCGCAACGCTATGCCGATCGAATCTGGCAAGGGCAGCCTCCGGTTTTCACCGACCTGGCTCAGCTCGCCACGCTGTGCGACATCGTGGTTGAGGCGGCCCCCGCCTCCGTATTCCGCGAACTGGCGAAACCCGTGCTGGCCGCGGGCAAGAAACTGCTCTTGCTCAGCTCGGGGGCCCTGCTGCGCAATGAAGACCTGATCGAACTGGCCCGCCAGACGGGTGGGCAGATCATCGTTCCTTCGGGCGCCATTCTGGGCCTGGATGCACTGACGGCTGCCGCCGAAGGCCAGATCCATTCAGTCAAGATGATCACCCGCAAGCCGCCTCGCGGCCTGGCGGGCGCGCCCTATCTGGAAACCCACCGCATCAATGTCGAAGACATCACTCAGCCCACCCTGATTTTCCGGGGCTCTCCTCGGGATGCCGCCATCGGGTTTCCCGCCAACCTCAACGTCGCCGTCAGCGTGTCGCTAGCCGGTATCGGCCCTGATCTCACCACGCTGGAAATCTGGGCGGACCCCGGTGTCAGCCGGAATGTCCATCGTGTCGAGGTGGACGCCGACTCGGCCAGTTTTTCGATGGAAATCCAGAACATCCCCTCTGAGAACCCAAAGACCGGCCGCATCACCGCGCAAAGCGTCGTGGCCGCGCTGCGCAAGCTGACCGCGCCGATCAGAGTCGGAACCTGA
- a CDS encoding MFS transporter, whose amino-acid sequence MSAPAAPELSTIAQQDDPGYLRRGSPALHRAQWALFAAGFATFSLLYCIQPLLPLFTETFHVTPAQSSLSLSLGTGLLALAIFLVGLRSQALPRKGIMAASLFASAVLGILAACAPDWYSLLALRALQGIALGGVPAVAMAYLAEEVEPQTLGLAMGLYISGSAFGGLSGRVMTGLVADVAGWRAALGLLGLLGLIAAGLFLWLLPPSRRFKPQRGNSWQAARAGLAEHLRNGPLVCLFVMGGLLMGAFVTVYNYVGFRLLQQPFSLSQAFIGAIFVVYLVGIFASTLFGRLADKHGRSVMLVVGTVLTLAGLLLTLPDNLTMLVAGIIVFTFGFFGSHAVASGWVGQMARGYKAQASSLYLLSYYTGASVLGSLGGKSWQSGGWAGVTELSGALLLIALALSGGLALRAARNLAKQAQV is encoded by the coding sequence ATGTCCGCCCCCGCCGCTCCCGAGTTGTCCACGATCGCACAGCAGGATGACCCGGGGTATTTGCGGCGCGGCAGCCCAGCTTTGCATCGGGCGCAATGGGCTTTGTTCGCAGCGGGTTTCGCCACGTTTTCGCTCCTGTATTGCATCCAGCCGCTGCTGCCGCTATTTACCGAGACTTTCCATGTCACGCCCGCACAGAGCAGTCTGTCCCTGTCGCTGGGCACGGGCTTGTTAGCGCTGGCGATTTTCCTGGTTGGCCTGAGATCGCAGGCGCTGCCGCGCAAAGGCATCATGGCCGCCTCGCTGTTTGCCTCGGCCGTGCTGGGCATCCTGGCTGCCTGCGCGCCGGATTGGTATAGCCTGCTCGCCCTGCGCGCTTTGCAAGGGATTGCCTTGGGTGGCGTGCCTGCGGTGGCGATGGCCTATCTGGCTGAAGAGGTGGAGCCGCAGACACTGGGCTTGGCAATGGGTCTGTATATCAGCGGCAGCGCCTTTGGCGGGCTGAGCGGCCGTGTCATGACCGGTCTGGTTGCCGATGTGGCTGGCTGGCGGGCAGCGCTAGGCCTGTTGGGATTGCTGGGACTGATTGCTGCCGGGCTGTTCCTGTGGCTGCTGCCGCCTTCGCGCCGCTTTAAGCCCCAGCGCGGCAATAGCTGGCAGGCCGCGCGCGCGGGCCTGGCCGAACATCTGCGTAATGGTCCTCTGGTCTGCCTGTTTGTAATGGGTGGCCTGTTGATGGGCGCTTTCGTGACAGTCTACAACTATGTCGGCTTTCGCCTGTTGCAACAGCCTTTTTCTCTAAGCCAGGCTTTTATCGGCGCTATCTTCGTGGTGTATCTGGTAGGCATTTTTGCTTCGACCCTGTTTGGCAGGCTGGCCGATAAGCACGGCCGCAGCGTCATGCTGGTTGTGGGCACGGTGTTGACCTTGGCCGGGCTGTTGTTGACGCTACCCGACAATCTGACGATGCTGGTGGCAGGCATCATCGTCTTCACCTTCGGTTTTTTTGGTTCTCACGCCGTCGCCAGCGGCTGGGTGGGCCAAATGGCGAGGGGCTATAAGGCACAGGCTTCGTCGCTCTATTTGCTGTCTTATTACACCGGGGCCAGTGTGCTGGGTTCCCTCGGAGGGAAAAGCTGGCAGTCCGGCGGTTGGGCCGGGGTGACAGAGCTGTCCGGTGCGCTGCTGTTGATAGCGTTGGCGCTGAGTGGGGGGTTGGCTTTGCGTGCGGCACGGAACCTGGCGAAACAGGCTCAGGTCTGA
- a CDS encoding 2Fe-2S iron-sulfur cluster-binding protein encodes MSGFEVLLLPAGWRFRTTPDTPLLLAAKAAGIRMPSSCRNGTCRSCLCQMRSGEVSYRIEWPGVASDEQAEGWILPCVAYAESDLEVHAPQAQRIGPEAAEPERRLLTGARRA; translated from the coding sequence ATGAGCGGCTTTGAGGTCCTGCTGCTGCCTGCGGGCTGGCGTTTTCGCACCACGCCGGATACGCCCTTGTTGCTTGCGGCCAAGGCGGCGGGCATACGCATGCCCAGTTCCTGTCGCAACGGCACCTGCCGCAGTTGCCTGTGCCAGATGCGTTCGGGCGAGGTTAGTTACCGCATCGAATGGCCAGGCGTGGCGAGTGACGAGCAGGCCGAGGGCTGGATACTGCCTTGCGTCGCCTATGCTGAATCCGATCTCGAGGTGCATGCGCCACAGGCGCAACGCATAGGCCCTGAGGCAGCCGAGCCCGAAAGACGCTTGTTGACTGGGGCGCGGCGGGCTTAG
- a CDS encoding oxidoreductase-like domain-containing protein yields MQISAPNDASTDPRPQAPEAPGPNECCESGCIPCVHDLFAEAMEQYRQDLKAWQARQAASR; encoded by the coding sequence ATGCAGATATCAGCACCCAATGACGCCAGTACGGACCCTCGGCCGCAAGCGCCCGAGGCGCCGGGCCCTAACGAATGCTGCGAAAGCGGCTGTATCCCCTGTGTCCACGACCTCTTCGCCGAGGCCATGGAACAGTACCGGCAAGACCTGAAGGCATGGCAGGCCAGGCAGGCCGCGTCAAGGTAG
- a CDS encoding NUDIX domain-containing protein: MSIDPQEQHLAEVRESSELVYDGRFLKIRHDRVRLPNGRLASREYVVHPGAVVVIPLLDDGRVLLERQFRYPVERVMTEFPAGKLDPGEDPLACAKRELFEETGYTAAEWAKAGALHLAIAYSTEIIHIYFARGLSAGERQLDEDEFLDVRSAALPDLLAACQRGEVTDAKTLTCMLWLQNAMSGAWKLDWQSA; this comes from the coding sequence ATGTCCATTGATCCCCAAGAACAGCACCTGGCCGAAGTCCGGGAGAGCAGCGAACTGGTCTATGACGGCCGCTTTCTGAAGATCCGGCACGATAGGGTGCGCCTGCCCAATGGCCGCCTGGCCTCGCGCGAGTACGTGGTGCATCCGGGCGCCGTGGTGGTGATTCCCCTGCTTGATGACGGCCGTGTATTGCTGGAGCGCCAGTTCCGCTACCCCGTAGAGCGGGTCATGACGGAGTTTCCAGCGGGCAAGCTTGACCCGGGCGAAGACCCCTTGGCCTGTGCCAAGCGTGAGCTTTTCGAGGAAACCGGCTATACCGCCGCCGAATGGGCTAAGGCGGGAGCGCTGCATCTGGCGATCGCTTATTCGACCGAGATCATTCATATCTATTTCGCCCGAGGCTTGTCGGCTGGCGAGCGTCAACTGGACGAGGATGAGTTTCTGGATGTGCGCAGTGCCGCGCTGCCGGACTTGCTTGCGGCCTGCCAGCGGGGCGAAGTCACCGATGCGAAAACCCTGACATGCATGCTGTGGCTGCAGAATGCGATGTCGGGCGCCTGGAAGCTAGATTGGCAGTCGGCATGA
- a CDS encoding DUF3820 family protein, whose product MNPELLDLLVRREMPFGKYEGRLIADLPGHYLTWFARNGFPKGEIGRLLALMHELDHNGLRPLLDPLRKPRPAPAKPES is encoded by the coding sequence ATGAACCCCGAATTACTGGATCTGCTCGTGCGCCGCGAAATGCCCTTCGGGAAGTACGAGGGGCGCTTGATCGCCGATCTGCCCGGACATTACCTCACCTGGTTCGCCCGGAATGGCTTTCCCAAAGGCGAGATTGGCCGTCTGCTGGCCTTGATGCATGAGCTGGATCACAACGGTTTGCGGCCTTTGCTCGATCCTTTACGCAAGCCCCGGCCTGCACCTGCCAAGCCCGAGTCCTGA
- a CDS encoding sulfite exporter TauE/SafE family protein codes for MRTFTDFYLQAGVSLTVLIFGVFLLAGFVKGCIGLGLPTVSVGLLCLAMPAPQAAALLVVPAIITNIWQLAVGGQFVALIRRLAPFLIAICLGNSLGAWLFADVSSHGAVSLLGVALLCYAALGLSTVKLRLPSHQEGWIGALCGAATGLITAVTGVFVLPSVPYLQALGLDRNGLVQAMGIAFMVSTLAMAGGLAYGGSLGPDEAGASILALFPALVGMWAGQHLRRRIGEKAFKRGFFLALALLGVNLVILA; via the coding sequence ATGCGTACTTTTACCGATTTCTATCTCCAGGCTGGCGTTTCTCTCACTGTCCTGATCTTTGGCGTTTTTCTGCTGGCTGGCTTCGTCAAGGGCTGCATCGGCCTGGGTCTGCCGACGGTGTCGGTGGGTTTGCTCTGTCTGGCTATGCCTGCGCCGCAGGCAGCCGCCTTGCTGGTGGTGCCGGCCATCATTACCAATATCTGGCAATTGGCAGTGGGAGGGCAGTTTGTCGCCTTGATTCGCAGGTTGGCCCCTTTTCTGATCGCGATTTGCCTTGGCAATAGCCTGGGTGCCTGGCTGTTTGCAGACGTCAGTAGTCATGGCGCTGTCAGCTTGTTGGGCGTTGCGCTCCTTTGTTATGCCGCTTTGGGTCTGTCTACGGTCAAGTTGCGCCTGCCGTCGCACCAAGAGGGCTGGATAGGCGCCCTGTGCGGCGCGGCAACGGGCTTGATCACGGCGGTAACGGGAGTGTTCGTATTGCCGTCCGTGCCGTATCTCCAGGCGCTTGGCCTGGATCGCAATGGGCTGGTCCAGGCGATGGGGATTGCCTTTATGGTTTCCACGCTGGCGATGGCGGGCGGACTGGCCTATGGCGGATCACTGGGGCCGGACGAGGCCGGCGCGTCTATCCTGGCCTTGTTTCCTGCGCTGGTCGGCATGTGGGCAGGCCAGCATCTGCGTCGACGTATCGGCGAAAAGGCATTCAAGCGAGGATTTTTTTTGGCGTTGGCGCTCTTGGGCGTGAATCTCGTGATCTTGGCTTAA
- a CDS encoding copper resistance protein NlpE produces the protein MFRFLAPIATLAVLTACSSPAPSTHFSPVPAPPDMHTSRGAVDWAGSYAGTLPCADCPGIRITLTLKDTGQYELSEQYLDRQPKPQITQGTFRWLPDNGRIQLSGDNSLWRVGENELTSLSPEGEMPTGSLAKLYVLKRLP, from the coding sequence ATGTTCCGTTTTCTTGCGCCCATAGCCACCTTGGCAGTACTGACGGCTTGCAGCAGCCCCGCTCCCTCAACGCATTTTTCACCTGTGCCCGCCCCGCCGGATATGCACACTTCACGCGGCGCGGTGGATTGGGCAGGCAGCTATGCGGGCACACTGCCCTGCGCGGACTGCCCCGGCATCCGCATCACACTTACGCTGAAAGACACGGGGCAATACGAGCTGAGCGAGCAGTACCTGGACCGTCAACCCAAACCCCAGATAACACAGGGCACCTTCCGCTGGCTGCCAGACAATGGCCGTATTCAACTCAGCGGCGACAACAGCCTCTGGCGCGTAGGTGAAAACGAACTGACCAGCCTCAGCCCTGAGGGAGAAATGCCTACCGGCTCGCTGGCCAAGCTGTACGTGCTCAAGCGCCTACCTTGA
- a CDS encoding LysR substrate-binding domain-containing protein, producing MHFDLTDLRLFLHICEKGSITAGAQASHLALPSASARLRGLEAPLGTALFLRERRGVAPTPAGLALAHHARLVLQHVTHLQEDLSEYALGFKGQVRLLCNTAAISEFLPDPLGAFLMAHPNVDIDVQEEPSYRIVPALMQGAADVGIVSDAVDLTGMDVRPFRADRLDLLVPAGHPLIGCEPLRFAETLDYDYVALESGSALTAHLDDQAARAGRRMRARVRMRTFASIARMVEQGVGVAVIPQSAARRLRLGGSLRRLALADDWADRRLVLCARGLAHAPAYVQSLVAALTSSPTD from the coding sequence ATGCATTTCGATCTGACCGACCTGCGGCTGTTCTTGCATATCTGCGAAAAAGGCAGCATCACAGCGGGTGCGCAGGCCAGCCATCTGGCCCTGCCCTCGGCCAGCGCACGCCTGCGCGGCCTGGAGGCCCCTCTGGGCACCGCCCTATTTTTGCGCGAACGGCGCGGCGTCGCGCCAACACCGGCTGGCCTGGCGCTGGCCCATCATGCCCGCCTGGTCTTGCAGCATGTGACGCATCTGCAAGAAGACTTGAGCGAATATGCGCTCGGTTTCAAAGGCCAGGTGCGGCTGCTATGCAACACCGCCGCCATCTCGGAGTTTTTGCCGGACCCGCTGGGAGCCTTCCTGATGGCGCATCCCAATGTGGATATCGATGTCCAGGAAGAGCCGAGCTACCGCATCGTGCCGGCACTGATGCAGGGCGCGGCGGATGTCGGCATCGTTTCCGATGCCGTCGATCTGACCGGCATGGATGTGCGCCCATTTCGCGCCGACCGGCTGGATTTGCTGGTACCCGCTGGCCACCCTCTGATCGGCTGCGAGCCCTTACGCTTTGCCGAAACGCTGGACTATGACTATGTCGCGCTGGAGAGCGGCAGCGCCTTGACGGCCCATCTGGACGACCAGGCCGCGCGGGCCGGACGACGCATGCGCGCCCGGGTCCGTATGCGTACTTTTGCATCGATCGCAAGAATGGTGGAGCAAGGCGTCGGCGTGGCGGTCATTCCTCAATCTGCCGCAAGACGCCTGCGTCTGGGCGGCAGCCTGCGCCGTCTGGCGCTGGCCGATGACTGGGCGGACCGCCGTCTGGTGCTGTGCGCGCGCGGCCTCGCTCACGCCCCTGCCTACGTGCAGTCGCTCGTGGCCGCGCTAACCTCATCGCCCACAGACTGA
- a CDS encoding M14 family metallopeptidase: MPFSRLIEDWLARYTQAQWRGCRLEGWLFEGLEARRQAEAKLAEAGVSARLHSAYKPLVHAILEDIDTNGVVGAEIRYPVLPGLSAERFLLEAYPLADLLPGLRFIAEKGEHPVYTVTLRRAGGIQTLRIEAPNTWAADHQGLSAYSPCAWLRITRPNGEISVDQAERAEYQRLFDTAMDCIAQHPWGKTEPYFERLSLRADIPPLETPLPGGETASTSEALHEDLYFSVLEFFQHYSGRPPGDRGLQPGQIVPDIRLAEQPRLRITIEAFTPAGRLTPRQPERALNECAEPLTLSEVAHTLATLGGQEYEAPTRQGRRVLWRYFEGRETPVLISAAQHANETSGVIGALRAAPKLQGAFALLPLENPDGYALFEDLRAWHPNHMHHAARYSALGDDVAFREGPPAGESVARHEAIARSGAQLHINLHGYPSHEWTRPLRGYLPRGFESWTLPKGFFWVLQYHPGWAGQAQRLAKTATAKLAQAVPALAGFNRSQRARRAVYAASDNWPLFNGIPVMLRESGRELAPVSLITEFPDETLYGAAYRFAHTVQMHTVLAATAAWREINVVG; encoded by the coding sequence ATGCCTTTCTCGCGCCTGATCGAAGACTGGCTAGCACGCTATACCCAAGCCCAATGGCGCGGCTGCCGTCTGGAGGGGTGGCTGTTCGAAGGCCTCGAGGCACGCCGGCAGGCCGAGGCGAAACTGGCCGAGGCCGGCGTGAGCGCCCGCCTGCACAGCGCCTACAAGCCCCTGGTTCACGCCATACTGGAAGATATTGATACAAACGGCGTGGTCGGCGCTGAGATTCGCTACCCTGTGCTGCCTGGTCTGTCCGCTGAACGCTTTCTGCTGGAGGCCTATCCACTGGCCGACCTGCTGCCCGGCCTGCGCTTTATCGCCGAGAAAGGGGAGCATCCGGTTTACACCGTCACGCTGCGGCGGGCCGGCGGGATACAGACCCTGCGCATCGAAGCGCCCAACACTTGGGCGGCAGACCACCAGGGGCTAAGCGCCTACTCCCCCTGCGCCTGGCTGCGCATCACCCGCCCGAACGGAGAAATCAGCGTAGACCAGGCAGAGCGCGCCGAGTACCAGCGCTTGTTCGACACGGCCATGGATTGCATCGCCCAGCATCCCTGGGGCAAGACCGAGCCTTATTTCGAGCGCCTGAGCCTGAGGGCGGACATCCCGCCCCTGGAAACCCCCTTGCCGGGAGGAGAAACCGCCAGCACCAGTGAAGCACTGCACGAAGACCTCTACTTTTCGGTACTCGAGTTTTTCCAACACTACTCCGGCCGGCCGCCAGGCGACCGCGGCCTGCAGCCGGGCCAAATCGTGCCGGATATACGTCTTGCCGAGCAGCCCCGGCTGCGCATCACCATCGAAGCTTTCACCCCGGCCGGCAGACTGACGCCACGTCAGCCTGAACGGGCCCTGAACGAATGCGCCGAACCGCTGACATTGAGCGAAGTCGCCCATACGCTTGCCACCCTAGGAGGACAGGAATATGAAGCGCCGACGCGTCAGGGACGGCGCGTCCTGTGGCGCTATTTCGAAGGCCGGGAAACGCCGGTGTTGATTTCCGCCGCTCAGCATGCCAACGAAACCTCGGGCGTTATCGGCGCCTTGCGCGCCGCGCCTAAACTGCAAGGCGCCTTCGCCCTGCTGCCGCTTGAGAACCCCGACGGCTATGCCTTGTTCGAAGACTTACGCGCCTGGCATCCCAACCATATGCACCACGCGGCGCGCTATAGCGCGCTTGGCGACGACGTGGCCTTTCGCGAGGGACCGCCCGCAGGCGAGAGTGTGGCGCGCCATGAGGCCATCGCGCGCTCTGGCGCGCAGTTGCATATCAATCTGCATGGCTACCCCTCTCACGAATGGACCCGGCCCCTAAGAGGCTACCTGCCCCGTGGTTTTGAGTCCTGGACCCTGCCCAAAGGATTTTTCTGGGTACTGCAATACCACCCAGGGTGGGCAGGCCAGGCGCAACGGCTGGCGAAAACGGCCACGGCAAAACTGGCGCAAGCAGTCCCGGCCCTAGCAGGCTTCAATCGCTCACAACGGGCCCGCCGCGCGGTCTACGCCGCCAGCGACAACTGGCCGCTTTTCAATGGGATACCGGTCATGCTGCGTGAAAGCGGGCGCGAGCTGGCGCCTGTGTCGCTCATCACGGAATTTCCTGACGAAACGCTGTATGGCGCAGCCTACCGTTTCGCACATACTGTACAGATGCATACCGTGCTGGCAGCTACCGCAGCCTGGCGCGAAATCAACGTAGTTGGCTGA
- a CDS encoding OsmC family protein: MNNLNEYLKQKREAVLIRHARDPLTIEPARLKAHVSAEGRSGVRRIRIRDHQVLSDSPADYAGYDLGPSSPELLLGCLGSCLTHIFLIKAAEAQLPLDALDVDIEGDLDPRGGKPGYETLPFYPHNIRYTAHLVSPASEAEVKAVHEAVQAWCPILNLLKQGQPVHATLRHTQSAPH, encoded by the coding sequence ATGAACAATCTGAACGAATACTTGAAGCAAAAACGCGAAGCCGTGCTGATCCGCCATGCACGCGATCCCCTCACGATTGAGCCGGCGCGGCTCAAGGCGCATGTGAGCGCCGAGGGACGCAGCGGCGTGCGCCGCATTCGCATCCGTGACCATCAGGTTTTGAGTGATAGTCCGGCGGATTACGCGGGCTATGACCTTGGCCCATCCTCCCCGGAGCTGTTGTTGGGTTGTCTGGGCAGTTGTCTGACCCATATTTTTTTGATCAAGGCTGCCGAGGCGCAATTGCCGCTGGACGCGTTGGACGTCGACATCGAAGGCGATCTGGACCCGCGCGGGGGCAAGCCGGGTTACGAGACTCTGCCTTTTTATCCCCACAACATCCGTTACACCGCTCATCTTGTGTCGCCCGCCAGCGAGGCAGAGGTCAAGGCGGTGCATGAGGCGGTTCAAGCCTGGTGTCCCATTCTCAACCTGCTCAAGCAGGGACAGCCCGTGCATGCTACCTTGCGGCACACTCAGTCTGCGCCGCACTGA